The genomic DNA TGCGGGACAGCCGAGCTCGCGGCTCACTATTGCAGCATGGCACGCCATGCCGCCCTCATCCGTAACTATGGCTCCGGCACGCCTCATCGCAGGGACCATATCAGGCATGGTCATGCGGGTGACCATTATGTCCCCGTCCTTTACCTTCTCTAAGTCCTTGGCACCTGAGATGATTCTGACAGTGCCTGTGGCAGTGCCTGGCGATGCCCCAAGACCAGTGACCAGCACCTTAGTCGCGCCGGAAGCCTCTGCAGTGGTCTTCGCAGCGCCCTTGGCTATGGTGGTTATCGGCCTAGACTGGAGGATGTATATCTTGTTCTTCTCTATGCCCCACTCGATATCCTGGGGTATGCCATAGTGTTTCTCCAGAATCTCCGCGTACTTCGCGAGATCGAGTATCTCGCTCTCAGTCAGAACCTGCGCATCCCTCTTCTCAGGTGGAACCGGAACTGTCACAGTCTTGGACGTCGCCGGATCCCTGACGATCATGATCTCCTTCGTGGCGATCATCTTGTGGACTATCTTCTTAGAGGATCTATCGACCACGTAGTTGTCTGGAGAGACGCTGCCGCTGACCACCGCCTCTCCAAGGCCCCATGCAGCCTCGATCACAACAAGCGGCTCGCCTGTGCTCGGCTGGGAGCTGAACATGACCCCTGACTTCTCGGAGTCCACCATCTTCTGGACTATCGCGGAGAGGTTGACCTTCTCATGCTCGAAGCCCTGCTCGACCCTGTAGAATATCGCTCTGGCGCCGTAAAGGGATGCCCAGCACTTTTTCACGGCCTCGAATACAGCATCAGCGCCCCTCACATTCAGGTACGTCTCCTGCTGGCCGGCGAAGCTCGCCTCCGGGAGGTCTTCTGCGGTCGCACTGGATCTGACTGCGACGAAAACCTCCTCTCCCTCCCGCTCGCAGAGCTCTCTGTACCTCTCCTTTATCGCGTTCTCTATATCCTCTGGAACCTTCGCGTCCATCACGATCTTCTTGGCCCTGGCCTCTGCCTTGAGGAGCTCCTCTGGATTGTTCACATCCACATTTAGAGAGTCGAAGAGCTCTTTCGCAATGCCTGCCCGCTCCAGGAACTGCCGGAAGGCCTGTGCTGTGACCGCAAACCCGCCAGGTACAGGAATGCCTATGTTTATCATCTCGCCCAGGCTCGCGCCTTTTCCTCCGACTACAGGTATGTCTTCCCTTCCAACTTCTTCAAGCCAAACAACGATCGCCATTAAAGTCAGCCTCTTACCGTTATGAGAGATGATGGTGCTTCCATTCGCGACCGTATATTACTCTTTCCTTTCGGATCCGCGAGGTGGATGAGAGCCATGCGAAGAGGTTATGCGTTTTCTCCAGACCATCCGAGAACGCATAAATATCCCATACTCCAACCAGACTCTGATGAATATACTGGAGATGCTTGTCGTCGCGTTTGCCATCGGGCTCACAGGCGCTCTCGCGCCAGGGCCAACTCTTGTTGCAACCGTGAACAGCTCCCTGAAGAACGGCTGGACCTCAGGGCCAAAGGTATCAATCGGCCATGCATTTGTTGAGATGCTGATTTTCATACTGATACTCCTGGGTCTCAGCGGTGCTGCAGATACATACAGAGTCCCGATAGCGGTGATCGGAGGTACAGCGCTAATGGTCTTCGGAGCGCTGACTCTGCGAGGGGCGAGCAATGCATCCATATCAGAGGGCTCCGAGATCTCCTCGAACCCATACATCGCCGGAGCCCTGACGAGCGCGGCCAATCCATACTTCTGGATATGGTGGCTCTCCGTCGGCTCTGCCATGCTCCTCGACGGACTGAGAGGAGGATTTCTGCTGGCTGCAGCATTCATGATAGGCCACTGGGGTGCTGACTTCGGCTGGTACACGCTCGTATCTGCGAGCATAGACAGAGGCAAGAGCATTCTCTCAGAGAGAGGGTACAGGTACGTCCTCACAGCATGTGGCATCTTCCTGATCCTCTTCGGCCTGTACTATCTCAGCGGTGTGATCCACTGGATGGTGGTAGATTGAAAGGAACAATCGAATACCTGAGATCCATCAGAGGCTATATCCTGATATCAGTAATTCTCTTCTTCGCGTCCGCTGCATCTGGATTCACAGCGGCTGAACAGAATCCAGAGATCGCGGAGGAGTGGCTGAAGGAGCTGGAGATGCTGAAGTGGATCACGGATCTGCCTCCGCTCATGATACTGATCCTGATATTTGCAAAGAACCTTCTGGCATGCGCGATGGCCGTGCTTCTCGGAATGGGCGCAGGCGTGGTGCCTGTTCTTGTCGCCATATCCAATGGCATTCTTGTGGGCATGGTGGCATACCAGGTCGTTCATAAAGAGGGGATTCTTTATCTGCTGGCGGGAATCCTGCCTCACGGAATAGTGGAGCTCCCAACGGTGCTGGTGAGCATAGCGATCGGCATGCGGCTTGGCCACCTCTTTCTCATGACCATAATTGATGGAGATGGTGATCTGGGAGAGGAGGCGCGCGCTGCTGTCAGCTTCCTGATTTACAGAGTTGCTCCACTGCTGTTCGTCGCGGCAGTGATTGAAACATTTATCACACCCCTCGCAATATCCCTTGCATCCCGGTAGTGATGAAGATGAATGATGCTCAGGAGACGCAGATGACAAAAAAAGAGGAGAGAGATGCGAAGCTCCCCCCAAAATCGAACTTCAGCGAATGGTATCATGAGCTTTTGAGGAGCGCGGAGATAGTCGATGTCAGGTATCCTGTGAAGGGGATGAGCGTCTGGTACCCGTTTGGCTTTGCTCTCAGGAGCCATGTCTACCAGATAATAAAAGAACTTCTTGATGTCGATCATTACGAGACGCAGTTCCCTCTGCTCATCCCAGAGACCGAGTTCATGAAGGAGGCAGAGCACATAAAGGGCTTTGAGGATGAAGTCTACTGGGTGACACATGGAGGCAGGGATCCCCTGGACATCAAGCTGGCGCTGCGTCCGACTAGCGAGACCGCGATATATCCGATGCTCAAGCTCTGGATACGATCGCATGCAGATCTCCCCCTCAGAATATACCAGATAGTCAACACATTCCGCTACGAGACGAAGCACACGCGCCCCCTCATCCGCCTCAGGGAGATAACGTCGTTCAAGGAGGCTCACACCGCGCACGCCACCTGGGAGGAGGCGGCGATGCAGGTTGAGATTGCTATCCAGAGGTACATCGAGTTCTACAGGCGCCTTGCAATTCCATGCCTGGTGAGCAAGCGGCCGTCGTGGGACAAGTTCCCGGGAGCGGATTACTCGATAGCACTGGATGTGATAATGCCCGACGGGAGAACCCTCCAGGTCGGTACGGCGCATCTTCTCGGAACAAACTTCGCAAAGACGTACGAGATAACATACGAGGATGAGCATGGAGAGCAGAGGTACGTCAATCAGACATGTTATGGAATTTCTGAGAGATGCATAGCGGCTCTCATAGCGGTTCATGGCGATGATAAGGGTCTGGTTTTGCCCTGGAGGGTTGCGCCCGTGCAGGTTGTCATTGTGCCGATCATATTCGGGGAGAGGGAGCCGATAATAGAGGTATGCAGGTCGATCGCTTCAACTCTGGCAGGCAGGAACATAAGGGTCAGGCTGGACGATGGAGATGAGCGTCCTGGTGCGAAGTTCTACAAGTGGGAGATGCGCGGCGTTCCGGTGAGGATAGAGATAGGCCCCAGGGACATCAAAAACGGCGTTGTGACCATCGTCAGAAGGGATGGTGTGAGAAAGACCCTGCCCATGGATGAGAGGCTCGTGGATGCGATTCTCATAGAGGCTGAGGAGTTACAAACCGTTCTCTACAACCGCGCGAAGGAGTTCATGGACTCGAAGATAAAACTCGTATCCTCCCTGGATGAGGCGAGGTCGCAGGTGCAGTCCGGTGTCGCCAGGGTTCCGTGGTGTGGATCTGTGGAGTGTGGGCATGCTCTTGAGGACCAGATCGGCGCGAATCTGCTCGGTGAGCCAAGAGGGGATGAGCTACCGCCCATGCGCTGTCTCGTATGCGGCAGGGAGTCCACAGGGTCGACGTACATGGCCAGGCAGTACTGATACCCAATCTGCGGAAATGCTATGTCTCTGAATATCACCGGATCCGCATGCCGGGTGAGAATGCTCGGGTCAAAAACCCAGATCTCCGTGCCGGAGAGTCTGTCGCATGAAGATATTGATAGCTGAGTATGCGGTCGCCACAGGCCTTGGTGGAACATACAAGACCGAGGGCAGGGCGATGCTCTCGACGATAGCCCGGAGCTTTGTGAGGTGCGGTCACAGGGTGGTTTACCCCACATCCGGGCCAGTGGTAGATGCCGGCGTTCCGGTGCTTCTTGAGGGTGGCGACCTTAAGGGATTTTTAAGCTCAGTCGATGCAGATGCGGGATTGATCGTGGCACCCGATCCCCTTGCTCCAGATCTGATTGAGGCTGTGGAGAGCAGGATGGTCAATCTGGGATCAGGTAGGGAGGTTGCGCGGCTCTGCGCTGACAAGCTCGAGTGCACGCTGACCCTGAAGAGGGCTGGTGTGCCCGTGGCAGATATTGTTGAAACTCCTGAATGTGAATGCAACGTGTATGTCGTGAAGCCCAGATTCGGGTGTGGCTCAGAGGGAGTGGTCATATCCTCGTTCCCCAACGCGCCAGAGGGCTGCATCGCGACCAGGTACGTTGAGGGCGTGCACCTCAGCGCCAGCTTCATAAGAGGAAGAGATCGGTTCCTGCCGCTCACAATAAACGGGCAGATAATAGAGATGAAAGGTAGCAGGTTCGGCTATGCCGGGAGCCAGGTGCCGTACAGATCTCCGAGGGCAAGGGAGATATGGGATGTGGTGAGGAGGGCTGCAGAGGCGCTTGGATTGAAGGGGTACGCGGGAATCGATCTGATCGTGGGAGATCTTCCCAGAATCGTGGATGTGAATGCGCGACTGACAACATCGATCGTCGGTTGCGCTAGGGTTGTCAGATGGGAGCTGGCTGACCTCATACTCAGGGCGAGCTTTGGCGGACTGCCGGAGAGCGTGGAAGTGGATGGAGAGATAACCTTCAGGCTGGATGAGCTCTAGGGCCAGAGCCCGAAGGTTATGTTTAATGCCATTATCGCGACCCCGGATGCTATACCAGCGCCAATGACCATCTTCGGGTCGAGCTTTATCGAGGTCTCCTCAGACTCGAAGTACCGCATCAGGCCGGCCGACGACATGAGGCCAGGCCCCTCGCCTTTCTTCTTCGCCATGTGCGCTCCTCTTACATATCGGTTAAAGTAAATTTCGGTCAGCTTCTGGGATCTGTCCGAAAAGAAGGAGGGATCCAAAAATATGCACCATACATCTCTCGATTATCACAATTACATTTCGCTTATTCGAACTGGTTCAGTTTCTGTTCTTGGGTGGTTCACTCTGGCAGTGTGACGAATTTGCTGTAAATCCAAAACTGGTCGCTATGTAGTACCATCATGACGTCAATTTACAGCAAATTCGGCGCACCATCCAAATATCTCCGCAGGCAAGTTATCAGATGGATAAAAGCGAATTCTGTGATGCATGTGTTGGCTACGAAGTGGGAAGCCCTGCCCTTCAGGTAGGGTAGTTCACGAAAGCCACAAGGTGTTCAGATCTTCTAAATTGACACAGGCCTCAAAATGAGGTATCTGCTGTCCTGATAACAGGACAGCTGCTCTCCTCAATCAAGTATCCTGTGCAGATGGAACTGATGCGGCCCCAGCTTCCCACCGAAGTTCCCCGCGGATATCCTGAGCACGCCCGGCACGGTGCATGCAGCTCTGATCCCGACGCGCATCGCTTCCTCGATCGCCTCCCTGCTTATCCCGTTGATCACGATCTCGTACCCTGCGGTGACGTTCTCAGGAAGCGCGCAGACACCCTGCTCCTTCAGGCTGGGACAGAACGCCACATTCGTAGAGGCCTTCAGGAATTTGTACCTGCTCCCGACCTTGGAGCCGCTCGCTACCACGCCTCCGGGGAACGGCGTTATCGTCCCTCTGAGCTTGCTTATCGCATCGACCGCGGCCTCAGCGGCCATGAGCGCAGCAGGCTGGTTCTGCCCGAGAATGTAGAAGTTGCCACCGGCTATCCCATCCACAGCCCCGATCGTTTCTTCCACCAGAAAATCTCCCTCCATGATGGGGATCTTGCAGAAATTCCTGTTGCAGTACTTGATCTCGCACTGGTATCCATCTCCGAAGTAGCCGAGCTTCTTTCCCGTGTCGAACTGCTTCTCTGCCTCTGGCAGACCGTTGAATACTGCTGTCGTGGGAGCTGTGAGGACACACTGGCCTATGCGTGCCAGGAGCGACGTCTCCAGGCTCTTCCAGCTCATGTTACATATCTGTATGTACACTCCCGGCCTCCCGTCGGGCGTCTCGGTGCTCGGAACGATGCATTCGATACCAGCCTCGGCGGGGCACATTATCACAGAGGTCCCGAAGCCCGTGGCCTCACGCGCCGCCTCAAGCGCCCAGCGCTCACTTATCGCGGTTATAAGCACCCTCCCTATCTTTATCGGGAATGCCTCCGCGAACGTATCATCTATCTCCACACCATTAATCTCCATTCACATCACCTTGGATTGTACACAGCAAGCTCAAAGCCATCATCCCTCCTGAACGCAGCAGCAGAGCACACCGGGCGCTCGAATGGAAGGCCGAAGAGGGATCTCGCTATGCTCGACGCGCTCGCCCCTTCCATGGATACCGGCTCAAACCCGGTCTTCTCATATGTAGCCACCATCCAGGCATCTCCATCCTGAAGCTCGATCTTCCTGACGCGGATCTCATCATGTGCCGCAATCCCCAGAACTGCGCTTCGCCCGGAGACGACGCCGGCAATTCTCGGCGTCCGGAGATCGTCCCTCTCGTAACCGTAGGCCACGAGGCTCAGGGCCACCGCGTCCAGAGGTCCTGACCCGTCCTCGATCCGGTCGAATATCATGTCCGTGTGATCTCCGTTAGATACGACCGCGAAATCATTCGAGGCTCTTATGCATGGATATGTTATGTATGGATTCTTCAGGACATCAGATGGGTCTACAGGATGGACGAATACCGAGGATCCGGATGCTGTTGCCCTGCGGTTTGGGAAGGATCTGGATGAGACCCTGTATCCCACCCAGACCGCATCGCCGGAGCAGCCGACTGCGACTATTCTCCCGACGTACACGTGACATCTCCCTCATACAGAAGTCCGAACTTCCGGGCATTCTCGTCAGCCAGCCGCTGGAGGACCCTGATCATCTCATCTCCACCCTTCATGCGGAAGAGGTGCCTGTACCTTCCCTGCGCCTTGAGGTAATCCTCAACGGGCCTCTTGACGTGAATCTTCTTGACGCCGGCCAGCTCTCCGTTGACGTACTCGTAGAGCGGCCAGAGGCATGTCTCAACCGCAAGCCGTGCTATTTCCACAGTGGTCCCGGCCTCGAACGACCAACCTGTGATGCATGGCGCGTTTACCTGTATGTATGCAGGCCCTGGAATCGATATGGCCCTCTTCACCTTCCGCCTAAGGTCCACAGGATATGCGACAGAGGCTGTTGCGACATAAGGCACCCTGTGTGCGACAGCTATGGCTGGCATGTCCTTCTTCGGCCTTGGATTTCCGAAGCTGACCTTTCCTGATGGCGTGGTCGTCGTTGATGTGCAGGGGGGCGTTGAGCTGCTTCTCTGCACACCTGTGTTCATGTACGCCTCGTTATCATAACACACGTACTTCACATTGTGCCCGCGATCGAACATGCCGGATATGCAGCCCATGCCTATGTCCAGTGTGCTGCCGTCGCCGGCTATGACGAAGACATTATGATTCTTACCGAAGTGATTGAGAGCGGCCTCTATTCCAGAGGCGACAGCCGCTGCATTCTCGAAGAGCGAGTGTATCCACGGAACCCTCCAGGCGCTCTCAGGATAGGGTGTCGTCGTCACCTCGATGCATCCTGTTGGCGTTGCAACTATCGTGTTGGGTCCGGCAGCATCAAGGACCAGATTGATCACAGTTGGCATTGAGCATCCTGCGCATGCCCTGTGCCCGGGTGCAAGTAGCTTCTCCATAAAGATCCTCCTAAAGCAGATCCTCTCTCAGACTGAGGAACTCCATCTCCGCCTCAATTCCCCTGTCGCGCGCTGCGATCGCCCTATCGACAACCCTGCGGATGTCCCTGACTGTTATATCCCTTCCACCGAGACCTGCGGGGAACCCTATCACAGGAACCCTTGTCGGGGTGTTATAAAGCGCGGCCTTCAGGTCTGTGAGAAGCGCGCCCTCGTTTCCGACAGTGACATCCTTCTCTATGACGGCAACAACCTCTGCATCCTTCAGCGCCCTTCTCACAGCCTCGGTCGGGAAGGGCCTGTAGCTCCTGATCTTCACAAGACCAACCTTCAGACCCTCGCTGCGTATATCATCTATGCAGTCCTTGATCGTTCCGATGACAGAGCCCATCGTTACGATTATCACCTCTGCATCATCCGCGTGGTATGTATCTATCAGCCCCCCATACCACCGCCCGAACTGCTCTGCGAACTCCCTTGCGACGGTCTCTATCTTACTGAGAGCACGCCTGTGGGCATCCCACTGCATGTATCTGAGCTCTGTGAAGTAAGACGGATCCGCGAACGCTCCGAACGTCTTCGGGTTCTCCGGGTCTAAAATGTGCTCTGGCCTGTACGGCGGCAGGAACCTCTCCACATCCTTCACACTGAGAAGCTCCACAGGCTCGTAAACATGGGTGAGTATGAAGCCATCCATGCAGACCATCACCGGCGTCAAAATCTCAGGATCCTCCGCTATCTTGTACGCCTGGGGTATAGCATCAGCCGCCTCCTGCACATCCTCAGCGTAAAGCTGAATCCATCCCGAGTCCCGGGCGCCGACGCTGTCCTGCTGATCGTTCCATATGTTCAGAGGCGCGCTGAGCGCCCTGTTCGCCACGGTCATCACTATCGGCAGCCTCATACCGGCTGCATTGTAAAGCACCTCCCACATGAGGGCAAGCCCCTGGCTCGTCGTCGATGAGTAGCATCTCGCTCCAGCGGCGCTCGCCCCGACGAGTGATGACATCGCCGAGAACTCAGAATCGACGGTGAGAAACTCTGAGTCCAGCTCGCCGTCTGCGACGAACTGCGAGAGGTGCTCGACTATGTGGGTCTGAGGTGTTATTGGGTATGCGGATATGACATCGGGAGCGCAGCACTTCACTGCATGTGCAACTGCATATGAGCCCTCAACGACCTTCATCCTGGCCATTCTCTCCTTCAGGCTCATCTCTTCCTTGGCGATCATCTTCATTTCTCCTCCAGGACCATATCTATCGCCTTTCTGGGGCACTCATGAGCGCAGACCCCGCATCCCTTGCAGTAATCCAGATCTGGAACGAACAGTCCGTCGATCTGATGTATACACCCCTCAGGGCAGTAAATCTCGCAGAGGCTGCACTTTATGCATCTCTTGTGATTCACAACCGGAACGAATGTGCGCCACGCTCCGGTCTTGTTTACAATAGTGCTGCCTGGCTCCGTCAGAGCTGCAACTGTTATCTTCATCTGACAACCCTCTCATAGGCTGTTCTTACGGCTTGAATGTTCTTCTCACCCAAACTGCCCGAGAATCTGGTGAGGATCGACTTCTCCAGGCTCTCCAGTTTCACCTCTTTAGTCGCCCCGCAGAATGCGCCGAGCATTGTTGTGTTGACTATCGGCCTCCCAAGAGTATCGATGGCGATTCGAGTCGCGTCTATCGTCACCACCTCAGCCTCTGTATTCAGTTTGAGCGCAGAGGCATCTCTGTCAGTATTTATTATTATTTTTCCATCCGACTTCAAACCGCCGGTCACATCGACGACATCGAGCAGCGTGACGTCCTGCACGATGACGTAATCCGGCTCGTACACCTGGCTTCTCATGCGTATTGGCTTGTCATTAATCCTGGCGAAAGCCATCACAGGGGCGCCTCTGCGCTCCACCCCGAAGGCGGGAAACGCCTGGGAGAACCTGCCGTCCTCGAAGGCCGCGATGGCGATCATCTCAGCAGCGGTGACCGCTCCCTGCCCTCCTCGCCCGTGGAACCTTATCTCCTTCACCTGCAGACCTCCTCTCAAGCCGAGAGGCATCAACCAAATAAAGCATTTTCGCGCAGAATGAGCCGGAGGCTGAAGTGAGCGGTCAGCAGATAAATATCTATAAAAAACTTGATCGACCTTCAGGTGCGATTTATCGACCCGATCTCATCTCTCCTAGTATCTGAAGAACCAGCCTTCTGCGTCTCGGTCTGTTATCCATATCAAGAAAGACTATCTGCTGCCATCTGCCAAGGGCGAGCTCGCCGTTCACCAGAGGCACTGTGATGCTCGGGCCGAGGAGCGATGCGCGGATGTGAGAGTGGCCGTTGTTATCCCCCCATCGCCGGTTATGCTCGTACTCCTCATACTCAGGGGCGATTCTATTGAGTGCTCTGCGCATGTCTGCGACCAGCCCGGGCTCATACTCGATCGTCGTCACAGCGCCCGTGGCGCCAGGCACGAAGACCACCACAATGCCATCAGTCATTCCGCTCTTCCGGACGGCGCTGACGACCATCTGGGTGATGTCCACCATGTCAGCATCACCC from Methanothrix thermoacetophila PT includes the following:
- the ppsA gene encoding phosphoenolpyruvate synthase; this translates as MAIVVWLEEVGREDIPVVGGKGASLGEMINIGIPVPGGFAVTAQAFRQFLERAGIAKELFDSLNVDVNNPEELLKAEARAKKIVMDAKVPEDIENAIKERYRELCEREGEEVFVAVRSSATAEDLPEASFAGQQETYLNVRGADAVFEAVKKCWASLYGARAIFYRVEQGFEHEKVNLSAIVQKMVDSEKSGVMFSSQPSTGEPLVVIEAAWGLGEAVVSGSVSPDNYVVDRSSKKIVHKMIATKEIMIVRDPATSKTVTVPVPPEKRDAQVLTESEILDLAKYAEILEKHYGIPQDIEWGIEKNKIYILQSRPITTIAKGAAKTTAEASGATKVLVTGLGASPGTATGTVRIISGAKDLEKVKDGDIMVTRMTMPDMVPAMRRAGAIVTDEGGMACHAAIVSRELGCPAVVGTKNATKVLRDGMVVTVDGTKGQVYEGKVAVAEEKKVQPVAVAYKPVTATEVKVNISEPTRAQAAAATMADGVGLLRIEHMILGLGKTPGYYIRSGRSEEYVDELVKNIKIVADAFYPKPVWVRTLDAPTDEFRAMEGGENEPVEHNPMLGWRGIRRDLTEVDHFRLEVRAFKKLHELGLTNVGIMLPMVQHVSELKRAKEIMREEGLDLNKIDVGIMVETPAAALTIEDFIEEGLDFISFGTNDLTQYTLAVDRNNENVANLYSEMHPAVIKLIEYVVERCKKAGVKTSICGQAGSYPEMARRLVQIGIDSISANIDAVATVRETVARAELSILLEAARNR
- a CDS encoding LysE family transporter codes for the protein MNILEMLVVAFAIGLTGALAPGPTLVATVNSSLKNGWTSGPKVSIGHAFVEMLIFILILLGLSGAADTYRVPIAVIGGTALMVFGALTLRGASNASISEGSEISSNPYIAGALTSAANPYFWIWWLSVGSAMLLDGLRGGFLLAAAFMIGHWGADFGWYTLVSASIDRGKSILSERGYRYVLTACGIFLILFGLYYLSGVIHWMVVD
- a CDS encoding stage II sporulation protein M; this translates as MKGTIEYLRSIRGYILISVILFFASAASGFTAAEQNPEIAEEWLKELEMLKWITDLPPLMILILIFAKNLLACAMAVLLGMGAGVVPVLVAISNGILVGMVAYQVVHKEGILYLLAGILPHGIVELPTVLVSIAIGMRLGHLFLMTIIDGDGDLGEEARAAVSFLIYRVAPLLFVAAVIETFITPLAISLASR
- the proS gene encoding proline--tRNA ligase, which produces MTKKEERDAKLPPKSNFSEWYHELLRSAEIVDVRYPVKGMSVWYPFGFALRSHVYQIIKELLDVDHYETQFPLLIPETEFMKEAEHIKGFEDEVYWVTHGGRDPLDIKLALRPTSETAIYPMLKLWIRSHADLPLRIYQIVNTFRYETKHTRPLIRLREITSFKEAHTAHATWEEAAMQVEIAIQRYIEFYRRLAIPCLVSKRPSWDKFPGADYSIALDVIMPDGRTLQVGTAHLLGTNFAKTYEITYEDEHGEQRYVNQTCYGISERCIAALIAVHGDDKGLVLPWRVAPVQVVIVPIIFGEREPIIEVCRSIASTLAGRNIRVRLDDGDERPGAKFYKWEMRGVPVRIEIGPRDIKNGVVTIVRRDGVRKTLPMDERLVDAILIEAEELQTVLYNRAKEFMDSKIKLVSSLDEARSQVQSGVARVPWCGSVECGHALEDQIGANLLGEPRGDELPPMRCLVCGRESTGSTYMARQY
- a CDS encoding ATP-grasp domain-containing protein; this encodes MKILIAEYAVATGLGGTYKTEGRAMLSTIARSFVRCGHRVVYPTSGPVVDAGVPVLLEGGDLKGFLSSVDADAGLIVAPDPLAPDLIEAVESRMVNLGSGREVARLCADKLECTLTLKRAGVPVADIVETPECECNVYVVKPRFGCGSEGVVISSFPNAPEGCIATRYVEGVHLSASFIRGRDRFLPLTINGQIIEMKGSRFGYAGSQVPYRSPRAREIWDVVRRAAEALGLKGYAGIDLIVGDLPRIVDVNARLTTSIVGCARVVRWELADLILRASFGGLPESVEVDGEITFRLDEL
- a CDS encoding preprotein translocase subunit Sec61beta; translated protein: MAKKKGEGPGLMSSAGLMRYFESEETSIKLDPKMVIGAGIASGVAIMALNITFGLWP
- the fhcD gene encoding formylmethanofuran--tetrahydromethanopterin N-formyltransferase; the protein is MEINGVEIDDTFAEAFPIKIGRVLITAISERWALEAAREATGFGTSVIMCPAEAGIECIVPSTETPDGRPGVYIQICNMSWKSLETSLLARIGQCVLTAPTTAVFNGLPEAEKQFDTGKKLGYFGDGYQCEIKYCNRNFCKIPIMEGDFLVEETIGAVDGIAGGNFYILGQNQPAALMAAEAAVDAISKLRGTITPFPGGVVASGSKVGSRYKFLKASTNVAFCPSLKEQGVCALPENVTAGYEIVINGISREAIEEAMRVGIRAACTVPGVLRISAGNFGGKLGPHQFHLHRILD
- a CDS encoding IMP cyclohydrolase — encoded protein: MYVGRIVAVGCSGDAVWVGYRVSSRSFPNRRATASGSSVFVHPVDPSDVLKNPYITYPCIRASNDFAVVSNGDHTDMIFDRIEDGSGPLDAVALSLVAYGYERDDLRTPRIAGVVSGRSAVLGIAAHDEIRVRKIELQDGDAWMVATYEKTGFEPVSMEGASASSIARSLFGLPFERPVCSAAAFRRDDGFELAVYNPR
- a CDS encoding thiamine pyrophosphate-dependent enzyme, whose amino-acid sequence is MEKLLAPGHRACAGCSMPTVINLVLDAAGPNTIVATPTGCIEVTTTPYPESAWRVPWIHSLFENAAAVASGIEAALNHFGKNHNVFVIAGDGSTLDIGMGCISGMFDRGHNVKYVCYDNEAYMNTGVQRSSSTPPCTSTTTTPSGKVSFGNPRPKKDMPAIAVAHRVPYVATASVAYPVDLRRKVKRAISIPGPAYIQVNAPCITGWSFEAGTTVEIARLAVETCLWPLYEYVNGELAGVKKIHVKRPVEDYLKAQGRYRHLFRMKGGDEMIRVLQRLADENARKFGLLYEGDVTCTSGE
- the porA gene encoding pyruvate synthase subunit PorA, giving the protein MKMIAKEEMSLKERMARMKVVEGSYAVAHAVKCCAPDVISAYPITPQTHIVEHLSQFVADGELDSEFLTVDSEFSAMSSLVGASAAGARCYSSTTSQGLALMWEVLYNAAGMRLPIVMTVANRALSAPLNIWNDQQDSVGARDSGWIQLYAEDVQEAADAIPQAYKIAEDPEILTPVMVCMDGFILTHVYEPVELLSVKDVERFLPPYRPEHILDPENPKTFGAFADPSYFTELRYMQWDAHRRALSKIETVAREFAEQFGRWYGGLIDTYHADDAEVIIVTMGSVIGTIKDCIDDIRSEGLKVGLVKIRSYRPFPTEAVRRALKDAEVVAVIEKDVTVGNEGALLTDLKAALYNTPTRVPVIGFPAGLGGRDITVRDIRRVVDRAIAARDRGIEAEMEFLSLREDLL
- a CDS encoding 4Fe-4S binding protein; this translates as MKITVAALTEPGSTIVNKTGAWRTFVPVVNHKRCIKCSLCEIYCPEGCIHQIDGLFVPDLDYCKGCGVCAHECPRKAIDMVLEEK
- a CDS encoding pyruvate ferredoxin oxidoreductase subunit gamma, which translates into the protein MKEIRFHGRGGQGAVTAAEMIAIAAFEDGRFSQAFPAFGVERRGAPVMAFARINDKPIRMRSQVYEPDYVIVQDVTLLDVVDVTGGLKSDGKIIINTDRDASALKLNTEAEVVTIDATRIAIDTLGRPIVNTTMLGAFCGATKEVKLESLEKSILTRFSGSLGEKNIQAVRTAYERVVR
- a CDS encoding secondary thiamine-phosphate synthase enzyme YjbQ; protein product: MIETRYIEFDTKGDADMVDITQMVVSAVRKSGMTDGIVVVFVPGATGAVTTIEYEPGLVADMRRALNRIAPEYEEYEHNRRWGDNNGHSHIRASLLGPSITVPLVNGELALGRWQQIVFLDMDNRPRRRRLVLQILGEMRSGR